GATCATGGCGGCGATGTTCGCCGCGGGCATGGCGACCTTCGTCCTCCTCTACGCGACCCAGGCACTGCTGCCCGAGCTGCACACGACCTTCCACGTCAGCCCGACCCAGGCGACGTTGAGCATGTCGCTGACCACCGCCGGTCTCGCGCTCGGGCTGCTCGTCGCCGGCCCGGCGTCCGAGGTCGTGGGACGCACGCCGTTGATCGTCGGCTCGACCTGGGCAGCGACGCTCGTGGCCTGCCTGACGCCGTTTGCCCCGTCCTGGCAGGCGTTCCTGGGCCTGCGGCTGCTCGAGGGCGTGGTCCTCGCGGGCCTGCCCGCGGTGGCGACGGCGTACCTGCGCGAGGAGCTGCACGCCAGCGCCCTGGCCAGGGCGACCGGCCTCTACATCGGCGGTACGGCGCTCGGCGGCATGGCCGGCCGCCTGCTGACCGCGCCGGTGGCCGACCTCGCCGGCTGGCGGTGGGCGATGGCGAGCGCCGCCGTCTTCGCCCTCGGCTGCGCCGTCGCGGTCACCGTCGCGCTCCCGGCGTCCCGCAACTTCACCCCACGCCCGCGCGGGGGCGCCCAGCTCCGGTCGATGGCCCGGGTGGCGCTCCGCGACCCGGCGCTGCGCAGTCTCTACCTGCTCGGTGCCTGCGCGGTCGGCACGCTGGTCGCGGTCTTCAACGCCCTCGGGTTCCGGCTGACCACCGCGCCCTTCCACCTCAGCCTGGGCGCGATCAGCCTCCTCTACCTGGTCTACCCGCTCGGCACGGTCAGCTCGATGGTCTCCGGCGCCCTGGCCGATCGCCTCGGGCGCCGCGCGGTGCTGCCGTCGGGGTGTGCGCTGGCCGTCCTCGGCGTCCTGCTCACCCTGCTCCCGTCGCTGGGCGCGATCGTGCTCGGGCTCGCCTGCCTGACCGCCGGCTTCTTCGTGATGCACGGCCTCGCCAGCGGCTGGGTGGCCGTCCGGGCCCACCTGGCGGGGGCGAGCGCGAGCCAGGCGGCCGCCTTCTACCTGTGCGCCTACTACGTCGGCTCGTCGGTCTTCGGCAGCTTGGGCGGGACGGCGTGGTCGGCGTACGGCTGGGGTGGTGTGGGGCTCCTCGCCCTCGCCCTGCTCGCCTGCGCGGGCGTGGCGACCGCCCGGTTGCGACGGATCCCGGTACTTCCGGGTTCACCGCTCCCTGCCCTTGGGTAGTGTCCCTGCGACAGCTGCGTCGATGGAGGGGGATGCGAGATCGTGGGGACTGCGTGGGGGATCGCGGCCGCTGGCCGTAGGACGCGGACGCGGCTGGCAGCGGCCCTCGCCCTGCTGCTGACGCTGACGGTGCTGGTCGCCGGTCACGGCAGTCTCACCCCGGCCGCGGCGGCGCCGCTCGCGGCCCCGGCGGCGTCCCCGCTCGAGGCTCCGGTGGCGAGGAACAAGCCGAACCCGGCGTACGTCGTGAAGCCCGGCATCACCTTCAACCACCCGTTCCGCAACGGGCAGCGCGGCAAGATCCACCGCAAGATCGTCAAGACGCTCAAGAACGTGCCGGCCGGTGGCCAGGTCCGGGTGATCACCTGGAACTTCGACTCGCCGTACCTCGCGCACAAGTTCATCGCCGCTCACGAGCGCGGCGTCTCGGTCCAGATCATCATGTCGCGCGGCCTCGCCCGCTCGCAGGGCGGCAACCTCGCTCGGTCGTACCCGATGATGCTGCGGGCCTTCGCACGCGGCAACAAGGACCGGCCGCCCGAGCTGCGCAGCTGGATCCGCACCTGCAAGCAGACCTGCCGCGGCAAGCGGGGTTCGATGCACTCCAAGCTGATGCTGGTCAACCGCTCGGGGGCGACGAACTGGATCGTCATGCAGGGATCCGGCAACTTCACCGGCGCGGCCGCCGTCCAGCAGTTCAACGACTGGACCACCGTCACCGAGAACCAGGCGCTCTACGACGGCTGGATGCAGATGTGGGACCAGGCCACCCAGGACCGGAACTTCCCGGCGATGCGGTTCACGACCGGCAACGTCACGACCATGTTCGCGCCCCACAAGCGCGAGATCGACCCGGCCCTGAGCGTGCTCAACAAGGTGCAGTGCACCGGCGCGACCAACACCGCGAGCGGACGCACCAAGGTGCGCATCGCCAACGCCGTGTGGGGCGAGGCGCGCGGCGCCCGGATCGCGCGGAAGGCCCGTGAGCTCGATCGTGCCGGCTGCGACGTCGAGATCGTCTTCATGATGATGCAGCGCCACATCCGCGGGATCCTCAAGGGCATGCGGGCCAAGCAGATGGTCTACATCACCGGTCTGACGGCCAACAAGTTCAAGGACCGCTACGTCCACATGAAGGGCCTGGCCGTGCAGGGCAACGTCGACGGGCGACCGGACGGCAACGTCGTGCTCTCCAGCAGCGAGAACTGGACCCAGCTCGGCTGGCACTCCGACGAGGAGAACATCATCATCCGCGGCGACGCGGCGATGACGCAGAAGTACGTCGATCACGTGGACCTCATCTACCGCGAGGCGCCGCGCAAGCTCAGCAACTACGTGAACTCCGCCGATCCCGACCCGGACCCGCGGCCCGACAGCTACGTCGACCAGGGCTACCTCGGCCCGAAGGACTACCCGTTCCACGAGCTCGAGGCCGAGCTCGACTGAGCCTCGAGGCTGCGCCCGTGAATGCCCCGCGCACCCATCGGTGCGCGGGGCATGGCGTCACCGGTCGTCGAGCGACGCCTGCTGCGAGAGCCGGCCGGCCGCATCGAGCACCAGGACCAGGTCGAGCCCGAGGCTGCGCAGGAACCGGTGGTCGTGGCTCACGACCAGCAGCGCGCCTCGGTAGCCGGAGAGCGCCTCGGTCAGCTGGTCCACGCTGGCCACGTCGAGGTTGTTCGTCGGCTCGTCGAGGATCAGCAGC
The genomic region above belongs to Nocardioides sp. QY071 and contains:
- a CDS encoding MFS transporter, with protein sequence MSRNATIDQSHVATGGHAPGSAGYRRIMAAMFAAGMATFVLLYATQALLPELHTTFHVSPTQATLSMSLTTAGLALGLLVAGPASEVVGRTPLIVGSTWAATLVACLTPFAPSWQAFLGLRLLEGVVLAGLPAVATAYLREELHASALARATGLYIGGTALGGMAGRLLTAPVADLAGWRWAMASAAVFALGCAVAVTVALPASRNFTPRPRGGAQLRSMARVALRDPALRSLYLLGACAVGTLVAVFNALGFRLTTAPFHLSLGAISLLYLVYPLGTVSSMVSGALADRLGRRAVLPSGCALAVLGVLLTLLPSLGAIVLGLACLTAGFFVMHGLASGWVAVRAHLAGASASQAAAFYLCAYYVGSSVFGSLGGTAWSAYGWGGVGLLALALLACAGVATARLRRIPVLPGSPLPALG
- a CDS encoding phospholipase D-like domain-containing protein gives rise to the protein MGTAWGIAAAGRRTRTRLAAALALLLTLTVLVAGHGSLTPAAAAPLAAPAASPLEAPVARNKPNPAYVVKPGITFNHPFRNGQRGKIHRKIVKTLKNVPAGGQVRVITWNFDSPYLAHKFIAAHERGVSVQIIMSRGLARSQGGNLARSYPMMLRAFARGNKDRPPELRSWIRTCKQTCRGKRGSMHSKLMLVNRSGATNWIVMQGSGNFTGAAAVQQFNDWTTVTENQALYDGWMQMWDQATQDRNFPAMRFTTGNVTTMFAPHKREIDPALSVLNKVQCTGATNTASGRTKVRIANAVWGEARGARIARKARELDRAGCDVEIVFMMMQRHIRGILKGMRAKQMVYITGLTANKFKDRYVHMKGLAVQGNVDGRPDGNVVLSSSENWTQLGWHSDEENIIIRGDAAMTQKYVDHVDLIYREAPRKLSNYVNSADPDPDPRPDSYVDQGYLGPKDYPFHELEAELD